The proteins below are encoded in one region of Bifidobacterium catenulatum DSM 16992 = JCM 1194 = LMG 11043:
- a CDS encoding NADAR family protein — MTGIVCLHNPDEENGYLSNWYPSRFVVDGVGFSSMEQYMMYRKACCFSDAETAARILETDDVAEIKRLGRLVAGYDDHVWNGVRQIEVYEGLLAKFSQNAELGARLEVTGTALLAECAVKDRIWGIGLSMHDPARFNPSQWRGRNLLGYTLMLTRRKLSRID; from the coding sequence ATGACAGGCATCGTCTGCCTCCATAATCCCGATGAGGAGAACGGGTACCTGAGCAACTGGTATCCATCACGCTTCGTTGTGGACGGTGTCGGGTTCTCCTCGATGGAACAGTACATGATGTACCGCAAGGCATGCTGTTTCAGCGATGCCGAAACAGCCGCGCGAATCCTCGAAACCGATGACGTGGCCGAAATCAAACGGCTTGGTCGACTGGTGGCCGGTTATGACGATCACGTGTGGAATGGTGTTCGTCAAATCGAGGTCTATGAAGGATTACTTGCCAAATTCAGCCAGAACGCCGAACTTGGGGCACGGCTTGAGGTAACCGGCACCGCACTGCTGGCGGAATGCGCCGTCAAAGACCGCATCTGGGGTATCGGCCTGTCGATGCATGACCCAGCCAGGTTCAATCCGAGCCAATGGCGCGGTCGGAACCTGCTCGGATACACTCTAATGCTCACAAGAAGGAAGCTCAGCCGTATAGATTGA
- a CDS encoding restriction endonuclease subunit S, translating into MAEQHGKALVPQIRFAGFTDPWEQRKLGEVAYGFEYGLNAAASDFDGEKKYLRITDIDDRTREFRTDDLSSPDINNPIDDKYLLKEGDILFARTGASVGKTYLYRASDGKTYYAGFLIRAHVSDEADAGFIFQSTLTERYKQFVLLTSQRSGQPGINAQEYADLLLPLPSLSEQRRIGKFFSRLDSLITLHQRKYDKLCVLKKSMLDKMFPKGGSLYPEIRFAGFTDPWEQRKLGELTESYSGGTPAAGESEFYGGSIPFIRSAEIAAESTELFLTEKGYESSSARMVKPGDVLYALYGATSGEVAVSRQKGAINQAILAILPRDDCDARYITAWLRKQKGYIVTTYLQGGQGNLSGVIVKNLEVSIPSLPEQQKIGFMLSHLDSLITLHQRKLELLRNIKKSMLDKMFV; encoded by the coding sequence ATGGCCGAACAGCATGGAAAAGCGTTGGTTCCGCAGATTCGTTTCGCTGGTTTCACTGACCCTTGGGAACAGCGTAAGCTGGGGGAAGTTGCTTATGGATTCGAGTACGGTTTGAATGCGGCTGCTTCGGATTTTGATGGTGAGAAAAAATATCTTCGAATCACTGATATAGATGATCGAACTCGTGAATTCCGTACGGATGATTTATCATCACCTGATATCAATAATCCGATTGATGACAAGTACCTACTTAAAGAGGGTGATATATTATTTGCACGAACCGGGGCTAGCGTAGGTAAAACCTACTTGTATAGGGCATCAGACGGGAAAACGTATTATGCCGGTTTCCTTATTCGAGCACATGTTTCGGACGAGGCGGATGCTGGTTTCATCTTTCAAAGCACACTCACTGAACGATATAAGCAATTCGTTTTGCTTACTTCTCAGCGCTCTGGACAGCCTGGTATCAATGCACAAGAATACGCGGATCTTCTTTTGCCTTTGCCGTCCTTATCCGAGCAGCGCCGAATCGGCAAGTTCTTCTCTCGTCTGGACTCGCTCATCACCCTTCATCAGCGTAAGTATGACAAGCTCTGCGTGCTGAAAAAATCCATGCTCGACAAGATGTTCCCTAAAGGGGGTTCGCTATATCCGGAGATTCGTTTTGCCGGTTTCACTGACCCTTGGGAACAGCGTAAGCTGGGTGAACTAACCGAAAGCTATTCAGGAGGTACGCCCGCTGCTGGAGAATCTGAGTTTTACGGTGGGTCTATTCCTTTTATCAGGTCTGCTGAAATTGCAGCTGAATCGACTGAACTCTTTCTTACGGAAAAAGGTTATGAATCATCCTCTGCGAGAATGGTCAAACCCGGCGATGTGCTGTATGCATTGTACGGAGCGACAAGTGGCGAGGTGGCTGTATCGAGGCAAAAAGGTGCCATCAACCAAGCTATTCTCGCCATACTCCCTCGCGACGATTGTGATGCAAGATACATCACTGCTTGGCTGAGGAAGCAAAAAGGTTACATTGTCACAACCTATTTGCAAGGTGGTCAAGGGAATCTATCGGGGGTGATAGTTAAGAACCTTGAAGTATCCATCCCGTCCTTACCTGAGCAACAAAAAATCGGCTTTATGCTGAGTCACCTTGACTCGCTCATCACCCTTCATCAGCGTAAGCTCGAATTACTCCGGAATATTAAGAAATCCATGCTCGACAAGATGTTCGTATAG
- a CDS encoding NADAR family protein → MTGIVCFHNPDEENGYLSNWYPSRFVVDGVGFSSMEQYMMYRKACCFSDAETAARILETDDVAEIKRLGRLVAGYDDHVWNGVRQIEVYEGLLAKFSQNAELGARLEVTGTALLAECAVKDRIWGIGLSMHDPARFNPSQWRGRNLLGYTLMLTRRKLSRID, encoded by the coding sequence ATGACAGGCATCGTCTGCTTCCATAATCCCGATGAGGAGAACGGGTACCTGAGCAACTGGTATCCATCACGCTTCGTTGTGGACGGTGTCGGGTTCTCCTCGATGGAACAGTACATGATGTACCGCAAGGCATGCTGTTTCAGCGATGCCGAAACAGCCGCGCGAATCCTCGAAACCGATGACGTGGCCGAAATCAAACGGCTTGGTCGACTGGTGGCCGGTTATGACGATCACGTGTGGAATGGTGTTCGTCAAATCGAGGTCTATGAAGGATTACTTGCCAAATTCAGCCAGAACGCCGAACTTGGGGCACGGCTTGAGGTAACCGGCACCGCACTGCTGGCGGAATGCGCCGTCAAAGACCGCATCTGGGGTATCGGCCTGTCGATGCATGACCCAGCCAGGTTCAATCCGAGCCAATGGCGCGGTCGGAACCTGCTCGGATACACTCTAATGCTCACAAGAAGGAAGCTCAGCCGTATAGATTGA
- a CDS encoding restriction endonuclease subunit S, whose translation MNAAASDFDGEKKYLRITDIDDRTREFRTDDLSSPDINNPIDDKYLLKEGDILFARTGASVGKTYLYRASDGKTYYAGFLIRAHVSDEADAGFIFQSTLTERYKQFVLLTSQRSGQPGINAQEYADLLLPLPSLSEQRRIGKFFSRLDSLITLHQRKYDGVASWMLGVALVRLGSESDGAFGEMKHVLQ comes from the coding sequence TTGAATGCGGCTGCTTCGGATTTTGATGGTGAGAAAAAATATCTTCGAATCACTGATATAGATGATCGAACTCGTGAATTCCGTACGGATGATTTATCATCACCTGATATCAATAATCCGATTGATGACAAGTACCTACTTAAAGAGGGTGATATATTATTTGCACGAACCGGGGCTAGCGTAGGTAAAACCTACTTGTATAGGGCATCAGACGGGAAAACGTATTATGCCGGTTTCCTTATTCGAGCACATGTTTCGGACGAGGCGGATGCTGGTTTCATCTTTCAAAGCACACTCACTGAACGATATAAGCAATTCGTTTTGCTTACTTCTCAGCGCTCTGGACAGCCTGGTATCAATGCACAAGAATACGCGGATCTTCTTTTGCCTTTGCCGTCCTTATCCGAGCAGCGCCGAATCGGCAAGTTCTTCTCTCGTCTGGACTCGCTCATCACCCTTCATCAGCGTAAGTATGATGGTGTTGCTTCTTGGATGTTAGGGGTTGCGCTCGTAAGATTGGGCTCAGAAAGTGACGGTGCATTCGGGGAGATGAAACATGTTCTACAATAG
- a CDS encoding type I restriction-modification system subunit M, giving the protein MNKQQLASKIWESANKMRSKIEANEYKDYILGFIFYKFLSETELMRLKASDFTEDDLPQLTEDNPDIVEFVQGECGYFIAYDNLFSTWIKQGNDFEISNVRDALSAFSRNINPAHKKVFDGIFDTLQTGLSKLGTDARSQSKAARDLIYLIKDIPMDGRQDYDVLGFIYEYLISNFAANAGKKAGEFYTPSEVSQLMSEIVAWHLQGREQIKIYDPTSGSGSLLIHIGQAVARRNGNPDSIMYYAQELKENTYNLTRMNLVMRGILPDNIVARNGDTLEDDWPWFDTLENKEETYNPLFVDAVVSNPPYSQNWDPTDKEIDPRFSYGIAPKSKADYAFLLHDLYHLRADGIMTIVLPHGVLFRGGEEGQIRKNLIENRHIQAIIGLPANIFFGTGIPTIVMVLRKKRDDDRVLIVDASKHFIKDGKNNKLQASDIKRIVDVVSNNRTVPKFSRLVSIDEIRANDYNLNIPRYVDSSEDAETWDMYASMFGGVPKNEVEQLEKYWNAWPSLKAELFRDNGACYACDHDDIATVVRNNADVQAFIASYGQAISGLPADLRSRLVEHPEQVDALAQETAIGKELDAMIADTALVDPYDAYQKLDDAWNGISIDLEVLGSEGFDAVRAVDPNMVVKKKAGKDVEVQDGWIGRVLPFDLVQRELLHDDLAAIETDERRVQDIDSEIETILEGFDEDDKQNSDAINQDGDAFVAAELKKAVKAIGKNPASDFERGLVQAQKLFDEAKKLKSGIKTKRNVLEEKTYNTIKALSDEEARRLLESKWITPLQKQLEALPNAVIDEFIGKVNALKNKYATTYADVCGQIDEAEKELAGMLGDLTGNVRDMAGLEELKALLGGE; this is encoded by the coding sequence ATGAATAAGCAGCAGCTCGCTTCGAAGATTTGGGAATCCGCCAATAAGATGCGTTCCAAGATCGAAGCGAACGAATACAAGGATTACATTCTTGGCTTCATCTTCTACAAATTCCTTTCGGAAACTGAACTGATGCGCTTGAAAGCCAGCGACTTTACTGAGGACGACCTTCCGCAGCTCACGGAGGACAATCCGGACATTGTGGAATTCGTGCAGGGTGAGTGCGGCTACTTCATCGCCTATGACAACCTGTTTTCCACATGGATTAAACAAGGTAACGATTTCGAGATTTCCAACGTACGTGATGCGCTTTCGGCGTTCTCCCGCAACATCAATCCGGCGCACAAGAAAGTATTCGACGGTATTTTCGACACTCTACAGACCGGACTTTCCAAGCTCGGTACCGATGCAAGAAGCCAGTCCAAGGCCGCGCGAGATTTGATTTACCTCATTAAAGACATTCCGATGGATGGTCGTCAGGATTATGACGTTCTCGGCTTCATCTACGAATATCTCATCAGCAATTTCGCCGCCAATGCGGGGAAGAAGGCCGGCGAATTCTACACACCTTCTGAGGTTTCCCAGCTGATGAGCGAAATCGTCGCCTGGCATTTGCAGGGGCGCGAGCAGATCAAGATCTACGACCCGACATCCGGCTCTGGTTCCTTGCTGATTCATATTGGCCAAGCTGTGGCTCGGCGCAACGGCAATCCGGATTCCATCATGTATTACGCGCAGGAGCTCAAGGAGAACACCTATAACCTCACGCGTATGAATCTGGTGATGCGTGGCATTCTTCCCGACAACATCGTTGCCCGCAACGGCGACACCTTGGAGGATGACTGGCCATGGTTCGACACGTTGGAGAACAAGGAGGAAACGTACAATCCGCTGTTCGTGGATGCGGTGGTCTCCAACCCACCCTATTCGCAGAATTGGGATCCCACCGACAAGGAGATCGATCCGCGTTTCAGCTATGGCATAGCTCCGAAGTCCAAGGCAGATTATGCTTTCCTGCTCCACGACTTGTACCATCTGCGTGCCGATGGCATCATGACCATCGTTCTGCCGCATGGCGTGCTGTTCCGCGGCGGAGAGGAAGGTCAGATTCGTAAGAATCTGATCGAGAACCGTCATATTCAGGCGATTATTGGTCTACCGGCGAATATTTTCTTTGGTACGGGTATCCCCACCATCGTGATGGTGTTGCGCAAAAAACGCGATGATGACAGGGTACTCATCGTTGATGCGTCGAAGCATTTCATCAAGGACGGTAAGAACAACAAGCTACAGGCCTCCGACATCAAACGCATTGTCGATGTGGTGTCGAACAATCGCACGGTACCCAAGTTCAGCCGTCTGGTGTCCATTGATGAGATTCGCGCCAACGATTACAACCTTAACATTCCGCGTTATGTCGATTCATCCGAGGATGCGGAGACGTGGGATATGTACGCTTCGATGTTCGGTGGCGTTCCGAAGAATGAGGTCGAGCAGCTTGAGAAATATTGGAACGCCTGGCCAAGTCTGAAGGCTGAACTGTTCCGTGATAATGGTGCTTGCTATGCCTGCGATCACGATGATATCGCCACCGTGGTGCGCAACAATGCCGACGTACAGGCGTTCATTGCCTCGTATGGGCAAGCCATTTCCGGCCTGCCTGCTGACCTGCGCTCCCGTTTGGTGGAGCATCCCGAACAAGTGGATGCGCTCGCCCAGGAAACGGCCATCGGTAAGGAATTGGATGCGATGATTGCCGATACCGCGCTGGTTGACCCGTATGATGCTTATCAGAAGCTTGATGACGCATGGAACGGCATCTCCATTGATCTGGAAGTGTTAGGTTCCGAAGGCTTTGACGCAGTAAGAGCCGTGGATCCGAACATGGTCGTCAAGAAGAAGGCCGGCAAGGATGTGGAAGTGCAGGATGGCTGGATTGGCCGCGTTCTGCCGTTCGACCTGGTTCAGCGCGAGCTGTTGCACGATGATTTGGCCGCAATCGAGACGGACGAACGCCGTGTGCAAGACATCGATTCCGAGATTGAAACCATATTGGAAGGTTTCGATGAGGATGACAAGCAGAACAGCGATGCAATCAATCAGGACGGTGACGCCTTCGTTGCCGCCGAGCTGAAGAAAGCGGTCAAGGCGATCGGCAAGAATCCGGCTTCCGACTTCGAGCGTGGCTTGGTGCAGGCCCAGAAGCTGTTTGATGAGGCGAAGAAGCTGAAATCCGGCATCAAGACCAAGCGAAACGTGTTGGAGGAGAAGACCTACAACACGATTAAGGCATTGAGTGACGAGGAAGCCAGACGATTGCTGGAATCCAAGTGGATTACGCCGCTGCAGAAGCAGCTGGAAGCGCTGCCGAATGCGGTGATCGACGAATTCATTGGCAAAGTGAACGCGTTGAAGAACAAGTACGCCACCACATATGCCGACGTATGCGGCCAAATCGATGAAGCGGAGAAGGAATTGGCCGGAATGCTTGGCGATTTGACCGGCAATGTTCGTGATATGGCGGGCTTGGAAGAGCTCAAAGCACTGCTCGGGGGTGAATGA
- a CDS encoding DUF3990 domain-containing protein has translation MATITLFHGSPHESVTPEYGLGNDKHDYGRGFYLTKSVELAKEWAVCRPDESNGWVHQYELDTNGLSILDFQEHSVLAWLAELMKHRDAADSKRYRVLAAKFIAQYGIDTSGYDIIKGWRANASYFYIAKEFVRDNVDVDILEELLSLGGLGIQYCVKTEKAYGQLREVNEGLLSVSYSEFNDKYNQRDVEARQNMRDLIDSDANTVTNVFSTLL, from the coding sequence ATGGCAACGATCACGTTATTTCACGGTTCCCCGCATGAGTCAGTGACCCCCGAATACGGTTTGGGCAATGACAAGCACGATTACGGTCGTGGTTTTTATCTGACTAAAAGTGTCGAGCTCGCCAAGGAATGGGCCGTGTGCAGGCCGGATGAGTCCAATGGCTGGGTTCACCAGTACGAACTGGACACGAATGGGCTGAGCATCCTGGATTTTCAGGAGCATAGCGTGCTTGCCTGGCTGGCCGAGCTGATGAAACATCGTGATGCCGCCGATTCCAAACGTTATCGCGTGCTTGCCGCGAAGTTCATCGCCCAATATGGCATCGATACCAGCGGTTATGACATCATCAAAGGTTGGCGTGCGAACGCCTCGTACTTCTACATCGCTAAGGAATTCGTTCGAGATAATGTGGACGTCGATATCTTGGAGGAACTGCTGTCGCTTGGCGGACTGGGAATTCAGTATTGTGTCAAGACCGAAAAGGCATACGGTCAATTGCGAGAAGTCAATGAGGGCTTGCTTTCCGTGAGCTACAGCGAATTCAACGACAAATACAATCAGAGGGATGTTGAGGCGCGACAGAACATGCGTGATCTTATCGATTCCGATGCCAATACGGTGACCAACGTGTTCAGCACGTTGCTCTAG
- a CDS encoding DUF3990 domain-containing protein, whose amino-acid sequence MATITLFHGSPHESVTPEYGLGNDKHDYGRGFYLTKSVELAKEWAVCRPDESNGWVHQYELDTNGLSILDFQEHSVLAWLAELMKHRDAADSKRYRVLAAKFIAQYGIDTSGYDIIKGWRANASYFYIAKEFVRDNVDVDILGELLSLGGLGIQYCVKTEKAYGQLREVNEGLLSVSYSEFNDKYNQRDVEARQNMRDLIDSDANTVTNVFSTLL is encoded by the coding sequence ATGGCAACGATCACGTTATTTCACGGTTCCCCGCATGAGTCAGTGACCCCCGAATACGGTTTGGGCAATGACAAGCACGATTACGGTCGTGGTTTTTATCTGACTAAAAGTGTCGAGCTCGCCAAGGAATGGGCCGTGTGCAGGCCGGATGAGTCCAATGGCTGGGTTCACCAGTACGAACTGGACACGAATGGGCTGAGCATCCTGGATTTTCAGGAGCATAGCGTGCTTGCCTGGCTGGCCGAGCTGATGAAACATCGTGATGCCGCCGATTCCAAACGTTATCGCGTGCTTGCCGCGAAGTTCATCGCCCAATATGGCATCGATACCAGCGGTTATGACATCATCAAAGGTTGGCGTGCGAACGCCTCGTACTTCTACATCGCTAAGGAATTCGTTCGAGATAATGTGGACGTCGATATCTTGGGGGAACTGCTGTCGCTTGGCGGACTGGGAATTCAGTATTGTGTCAAGACCGAAAAGGCATACGGTCAATTGCGAGAAGTCAATGAGGGCTTGCTTTCCGTGAGCTACAGCGAATTCAACGACAAATACAATCAGAGGGATGTTGAGGCGCGACAGAACATGCGTGATCTTATCGATTCCGATGCCAATACGGTGACCAACGTGTTCAGCACGTTGCTCTAG
- a CDS encoding site-specific integrase, with the protein MQENITSESLFCDYYAQWVRTYKEGAIRDVTMGKYRLTQSWLSKLIPELRLADMDRTAYQQLINGYAQHHERQTTMDFHHQIKGAILDAVDEGFIPRDPTRKVIIKGKQPRIKKMKYLNQFELHAMLADLDLGDEASWDWLILLIAKTGLRFSEALGLTPDDFDFAHQTLSVSKTWDYKNGGGFVPTKNESSVRKVQLDWQLIMQLSGLLKNLPHDKPIFVHGKVYNSTANDVLARHCKNVDVPVISIHGLRHTHASLLLFAGVSIASVSRRLGHASMTTTQETYLHVIRELENKDVDIVMRALSTLI; encoded by the coding sequence ATGCAGGAAAACATCACCTCGGAATCGCTGTTCTGCGACTACTACGCCCAGTGGGTGAGAACGTATAAGGAAGGTGCCATCAGAGACGTGACCATGGGTAAATATCGACTCACACAATCTTGGCTCAGCAAACTCATCCCTGAACTAAGACTTGCCGATATGGATCGCACCGCCTATCAGCAGCTCATTAACGGTTACGCGCAGCATCATGAGCGCCAGACCACCATGGATTTTCATCACCAGATCAAAGGCGCCATTCTCGATGCCGTTGATGAAGGATTCATTCCCCGTGATCCGACACGCAAAGTCATTATCAAAGGCAAGCAGCCACGCATCAAAAAAATGAAGTATCTCAACCAATTCGAGCTGCACGCTATGCTCGCTGATCTTGATCTTGGCGATGAGGCAAGTTGGGATTGGCTCATCCTCCTCATCGCGAAAACCGGACTCCGCTTCTCCGAAGCGCTTGGGCTCACGCCCGACGACTTCGATTTCGCCCACCAAACGCTTTCCGTCAGCAAAACCTGGGATTACAAAAACGGCGGCGGTTTTGTACCCACGAAAAACGAATCCTCCGTGCGCAAAGTGCAGCTTGACTGGCAGCTCATCATGCAGCTTTCCGGACTGCTCAAGAATCTTCCGCATGACAAACCCATCTTCGTGCACGGCAAAGTCTACAATTCCACAGCCAACGACGTGCTTGCCAGACATTGCAAGAACGTGGATGTGCCAGTCATTTCCATCCACGGATTGCGGCATACGCACGCATCACTGCTGCTGTTCGCCGGCGTATCGATCGCCAGCGTGTCGCGCCGCCTCGGCCACGCCAGCATGACCACAACACAGGAAACCTATCTGCATGTCATTCGCGAATTGGAAAACAAGGACGTGGACATCGTCATGCGAGCGCTGTCGACGCTTATCTGA
- a CDS encoding restriction endonuclease subunit S domain-containing protein, translated as MVNQITFQGRSFAGASVSNYGVVNTGDVVYTKSPLNSNPYGIIKVNKGIPGIVSTLYAIYHPRDNVYANFIQVYFEQHERMNNYMHPLVNKGAKNDMKVTAENALKGMVTFPSREEQSVISAFFSRLDSLITLHQRKLELLRNIKKSMLDKMFV; from the coding sequence GTGGTAAATCAGATTACCTTCCAAGGACGTTCATTTGCCGGAGCGTCTGTCTCGAATTATGGAGTCGTTAATACTGGAGATGTCGTATATACGAAGTCTCCGTTGAACTCTAATCCGTATGGGATTATCAAAGTAAATAAGGGGATTCCGGGCATAGTCTCAACTCTGTACGCGATTTATCATCCGCGGGATAATGTTTATGCCAATTTCATTCAAGTATATTTTGAGCAGCATGAGCGGATGAATAATTACATGCATCCCTTAGTTAATAAGGGAGCAAAGAATGATATGAAGGTTACTGCGGAGAACGCTTTGAAAGGAATGGTCACATTCCCCAGCCGTGAAGAGCAGTCTGTTATTTCAGCATTTTTCTCCCGTCTGGACTCGCTCATCACCCTTCATCAGCGTAAGCTCGAATTACTCCGGAATATTAAGAAATCCATGCTCGACAAGATGTTCGTATAG